The Oryza glaberrima chromosome 9, OglaRS2, whole genome shotgun sequence genome includes a window with the following:
- the LOC127785467 gene encoding uncharacterized protein LOC127785467, translating into MAPPNPPVVVPLLSLSLSRTPPPRRRLRLRTPTPCHRACTTRRALHTPLHQRTRLPPLSVAPSASPLLNPSIHVAAAPSLGRSLRFPPPHRSRSLSNRRRHSSHLFAAPRHASTASAPIAAPRYSAVLGIEAVVLVGTAWDSTSSLILLSSTGAPSLARCNYINANKCKLQTMTKEIWMQACHKLISSLWNLQKFQALVVLAGLTRRPCFFWKL; encoded by the exons ATGGCGCCCCCCAATCCCCCCGTCGTTgtgcccctcctctctctctctctctctcgcacacccccaccccgccgccgcctccgcctccgtacCCCTACGCCGTGCCATCGCGCTTGCACCACTCGTCGCGCCCTCCACACGCCGCTGCATCAGCGCACGCGTCTTCCCCCTCTCTCGGTCGCTCCCTCCGCATCTCCCCTCCTCAACCCCTCGATCCACGTCGCCGCAGCCCCCTCCCTCGGTCGCTCCCTCCGCTTTCCTCCCCCGCATCGTTCGCGCTCGCTATCCAACCGCCGACGCCACTCCTCCCACCTCTTCGCCGCGCCCCGCCACGCCTCTACCGCCAGCGCCcccatcgccgcgccgcgctactCCGCGGTGCTCGGGATTGAGGCCGTCGTGCTCGTTGGCACAGCTTGGGACTCCACCTCGTCGCTGATCCTGCTCTCTTCCACTGGAGCTCCCTCGCTAGCCCGATGCAACTACATAAATGCAAATAAATGCAAGCTGCAG ACTATGACAAAGGAAATTTGGATGCAGGCATGTCACAAACTGATTTCATCATTATGGAATCTGCAGAAATTCCAGGCTTTGGTGGTACTAGCTGGACTGACCAGGAGACCTTGCTTCTTTTGGAAGCTTTAG